A section of the Pediococcus inopinatus genome encodes:
- a CDS encoding DNA-directed RNA polymerase subunit epsilon: MVFKVLFQTAVEATPKRETTESIYLEVPTKEDAIQLVETHTDYHIEFVEPLEGKSLEYEQQNPDYKLTTF; the protein is encoded by the coding sequence ATGGTTTTTAAAGTGTTATTTCAGACAGCAGTAGAAGCAACTCCAAAACGTGAAACAACTGAGTCAATCTATCTTGAAGTTCCAACTAAAGAAGATGCCATTCAGCTAGTTGAAACGCACACAGATTATCATATTGAATTTGTAGAACCACTTGAAGGCAAATCTTTGGAGTACGAACAACAAAACCCAGATTACAAGTTAACAACCTTCTAG
- a CDS encoding ISL3 family transposase, with translation MCYDLIAKQNRKEEKQMSLTNSILSLFEMTDPNITVTGVTKKRCPNGQRIHVVHANLSYQLVKCPHCGHKSLIKNGTHVSHLRLGTLSGGRYEMQLRRQRYQCQHCLKTCGAKTNLVRRNETFTHNVKHQFIVLARDMLTSKEIAKICGISPSSVQRILNANIHLAYRVKQLPPNLCFDEFRSCNHLMSFNCCDAVSHRRIVTLKDRLSKDIIDYFEARYSVQERAKVQTITIDMNAEYASFIHRLFPNAVTIIDRFHIIQLAGRALDNERTRIIRTFQDKHSRIYRILKSQWRLFHLAEEKINDTKLIYLRGINEYMTQQNAIDLALDEFPEFKTVYQTYQGILTAIHQKNATEFKNLITNYQVAGNQMDVTISTFVKNGSAVLNSCRYPYSNGPIEGLNRKIKVLKRSCFGFRNIHNFFIRISLIHE, from the coding sequence TTGTGCTACGATTTAATCGCCAAACAAAATCGAAAAGAGGAAAAACAGATGTCCCTAACTAATTCTATCTTAAGCTTGTTTGAAATGACAGACCCAAATATAACCGTAACTGGTGTTACCAAGAAACGTTGCCCGAATGGACAACGAATTCATGTCGTTCACGCCAACCTTTCTTATCAGCTTGTGAAATGTCCCCATTGTGGCCATAAAAGTCTAATTAAAAACGGTACCCACGTTAGTCATCTAAGGTTGGGAACCTTATCAGGCGGACGTTATGAAATGCAGCTAAGACGACAAAGATATCAATGCCAACATTGTTTAAAAACCTGTGGAGCTAAAACTAACCTCGTTAGACGTAATGAAACTTTTACCCACAATGTTAAACATCAGTTCATTGTGCTAGCTCGTGACATGCTGACCAGTAAAGAAATCGCTAAAATTTGTGGCATTTCACCAAGTAGTGTTCAACGTATTTTAAATGCAAATATTCACTTGGCTTACCGTGTTAAGCAACTTCCGCCAAATCTTTGTTTCGATGAATTTCGGTCCTGTAATCATCTAATGTCCTTTAACTGTTGCGATGCCGTTAGTCATCGCCGCATTGTGACCCTCAAAGATCGTCTCAGTAAGGATATCATTGATTACTTTGAAGCTCGTTATTCAGTTCAAGAACGTGCGAAAGTTCAAACAATTACTATTGATATGAACGCCGAATATGCTAGCTTTATTCATCGTTTATTCCCGAATGCTGTCACGATTATTGACCGTTTCCACATTATTCAGCTTGCTGGTCGCGCACTAGACAATGAACGTACACGCATTATCCGTACTTTTCAAGATAAGCATTCACGCATTTACCGCATTCTTAAATCTCAATGGCGTTTATTTCATTTGGCGGAAGAGAAAATCAATGACACTAAGCTTATCTATTTACGAGGCATTAACGAGTATATGACCCAACAGAACGCCATCGACCTTGCCTTAGATGAATTTCCAGAATTCAAAACTGTGTATCAAACTTATCAAGGCATTCTAACTGCTATCCACCAAAAGAATGCCACGGAATTTAAAAATTTGATTACCAACTACCAAGTAGCTGGTAATCAAATGGACGTCACCATTTCAACCTTCGTTAAGAACGGCTCAGCAGTGCTCAACAGTTGTCGTTATCCGTATTCTAACGGTCCTATTGAAGGACTTAATCGCAAAATCAAGGTATTAAAGCGTAGCTGTTTTGGTTTTCGAAATATTCATAACTTCTTCATTCGTATCAGTTTAATTCATGAGTAA
- a CDS encoding C40 family peptidase → MVKSIGNSTKTKIVLAGVAGAAGLFVAGATQSVNADSVKVAQNDTVWGISQKYNVSIKSIETLNKINQKSHIILVGQKVEIPGTTDHKAVKASSQEYIKVTVKSGDSLWQIAQDKGVSVASIKNANNLSSNLILVGQTLKVPVAGSTAAKASSSAATVQYSAATSATTASSSAASSVESTPSSASVSSSSKAETAVSSSTSAASDSVSSTQSSSQATTSASSTTAVSSASSSVASSSAVSSVASESSNSVSQASSSAASSTTPSGAVSSAPVQSVASTVSTSVAASSAAKPVSTASVAKPAYSAATSSASTSSKPAASSASTSTSNTASSALTSGSVVSLAVKLANANIPYVWGGSSLSGMDCSGLVAYVFEHAEGVSLPHYTVSLESSVTQKSVSAAQPGDLLFWGAKGATYHVAIYIGNNQYVAAPQPGQNVDIETISSYFAPSFAGTVK, encoded by the coding sequence ATGGTTAAGTCAATTGGTAATTCTACAAAAACAAAAATAGTTCTCGCAGGTGTTGCTGGAGCAGCTGGTTTGTTTGTTGCTGGAGCTACACAAAGTGTTAATGCTGATTCTGTTAAGGTCGCTCAAAACGATACAGTTTGGGGTATTTCGCAAAAGTATAATGTTTCAATTAAAAGTATCGAAACATTAAACAAGATTAATCAAAAATCGCATATCATTTTAGTTGGTCAAAAAGTTGAGATTCCTGGAACAACTGATCACAAAGCAGTTAAAGCCAGTTCGCAAGAATACATAAAAGTTACCGTTAAATCTGGTGACAGCCTCTGGCAAATTGCTCAAGATAAGGGCGTTTCAGTTGCATCAATTAAGAATGCTAACAACCTTAGCAGTAATTTGATTTTGGTTGGTCAAACACTAAAGGTTCCTGTTGCAGGGAGCACAGCAGCTAAGGCTTCAAGTTCTGCAGCTACTGTTCAATACAGTGCAGCTACATCAGCAACTACTGCAAGTTCTTCAGCAGCAAGCTCTGTAGAAAGTACACCATCATCAGCTTCAGTTTCTAGTTCAAGCAAGGCTGAGACTGCTGTTTCAAGTTCTACATCAGCAGCAAGTGACAGCGTTTCTTCTACACAAAGCAGTTCTCAAGCAACTACTTCAGCTAGCAGCACAACAGCTGTTAGTTCAGCAAGTAGCAGTGTAGCTTCATCATCAGCTGTTTCTAGCGTAGCTTCAGAGAGCTCAAATTCTGTTTCACAAGCTTCATCTAGTGCAGCTTCTTCTACAACACCAAGTGGTGCTGTATCAAGTGCTCCTGTACAATCTGTTGCTTCAACAGTAAGTACTAGCGTAGCTGCAAGTTCAGCTGCTAAGCCAGTAAGCACAGCTTCAGTTGCTAAACCAGCATATTCTGCAGCTACTTCATCAGCTTCAACTAGTAGCAAACCTGCAGCAAGCAGTGCTTCAACTTCAACAAGCAATACAGCTAGTTCAGCATTAACATCTGGTTCAGTTGTTAGCTTGGCTGTTAAACTTGCTAATGCAAACATTCCATACGTATGGGGTGGTTCTAGCTTAAGCGGTATGGATTGTTCTGGATTAGTTGCTTATGTCTTTGAACATGCTGAAGGGGTAAGTTTACCTCATTACACAGTTTCACTTGAAAGCTCAGTAACTCAAAAATCTGTTTCAGCTGCTCAACCTGGTGATCTCTTATTCTGGGGTGCTAAGGGCGCAACTTATCACGTGGCCATCTACATTGGTAACAACCAATATGTAGCTGCACCACAACCTGGACAAAACGTAGATATTGAAACAATCAGTAGCTACTTTGCACCAAGCTTTGCTGGTACTGTTAAATAA
- the pyrF gene encoding orotidine-5'-phosphate decarboxylase, with product MSPIIIALDFQTGQEALAFVDQFSTSQQLFVKVGMELFYREGTQILTQLKRRGCQIFLDLKLHDIPNTVFQAMKILSQLGIDMVTIHAAGGSKMIRAAHDGLIAGTTTGQTPKLLAVTQLTSISETDLHEELHIGLSLEESVLDLAKLAKNNGVDGVICAATEVNAIHQAVGRDFLCVTPGIRLPGQDHQDQKRVVSPSQAHTYGANYIVVGRAITKAPDKLTAFKEVQRNWDEG from the coding sequence ATGAGTCCAATAATTATCGCTTTAGATTTTCAAACCGGTCAAGAGGCACTAGCGTTTGTCGATCAATTTTCCACCTCTCAGCAATTGTTCGTAAAAGTGGGCATGGAACTATTCTATCGAGAAGGCACCCAGATTTTAACGCAATTAAAAAGGCGGGGATGTCAGATTTTCTTAGATTTGAAACTACACGATATTCCCAATACTGTGTTTCAGGCAATGAAGATTTTAAGTCAATTAGGCATCGATATGGTGACGATTCATGCAGCCGGGGGCTCCAAAATGATTCGGGCTGCTCACGATGGGCTAATTGCCGGAACGACCACTGGACAAACTCCAAAGCTATTAGCGGTCACTCAACTCACTTCAATATCTGAAACGGATTTGCATGAGGAACTACATATTGGGCTTAGTTTGGAAGAGTCAGTCCTTGATTTGGCAAAGTTGGCTAAAAACAATGGTGTCGACGGAGTTATTTGTGCCGCAACCGAAGTGAATGCAATCCATCAAGCAGTTGGTCGTGACTTTTTGTGTGTGACCCCTGGTATTCGGCTGCCAGGTCAAGATCATCAAGATCAGAAACGAGTGGTGTCACCTAGCCAAGCGCATACATATGGTGCCAATTACATCGTTGTGGGTCGGGCTATTACGAAGGCACCAGATAAACTGACCGCTTTTAAAGAGGTTCAGCGTAACTGGGATGAGGGATAA
- a CDS encoding MFS transporter — MESTFEHQSTTTYQKQVVASTASGFVLENMDIMFLSFTLSSIISELHISSTVAGWIGTITNFGMLVGGVIFGILADRIGRIKTFSHTIFIFALATAAMYFANNLTLIYVCRFLAGIGAGGEYGIGMAIIAESFPRHQVGKITSIASIGGQVGALVAAFLAAWILPSFGWHALFLFGIVPVILTYFVRRHLKESPSFLKTLPTKKTTHNGLGHALKILFNSPQATRQTFSLMIMTIVQIAGYFGLMTWLPSIMQTRLHLTVGSSSLWMISTIVGMSLGMAAFGLLLDKFGPRLTFGIFLLMAAVSVYLLLAAQNMQTLVLFGTIVGFFSNGMFGGYGAVISQLYPTEIRATANNIIMNVGRCVGGFSSVLIGILLDHFSITIVILMLSILYIISFISMLSIKNLKKLN, encoded by the coding sequence ATGGAATCTACTTTTGAGCACCAAAGCACAACAACTTATCAAAAACAGGTGGTGGCTTCAACAGCCTCTGGTTTTGTCCTTGAAAACATGGACATTATGTTCTTATCATTCACCTTATCCTCCATCATTAGCGAGTTACATATTTCTAGTACCGTAGCTGGCTGGATTGGGACGATCACTAACTTTGGCATGTTAGTTGGTGGCGTAATATTTGGAATTTTAGCAGATCGTATCGGGAGAATTAAGACTTTCTCCCATACGATCTTTATTTTTGCCCTGGCAACTGCAGCGATGTATTTTGCTAACAACCTAACTTTAATCTACGTTTGCCGGTTTCTTGCTGGCATCGGTGCTGGGGGCGAATATGGGATTGGCATGGCCATCATTGCCGAAAGCTTTCCTCGTCATCAAGTTGGTAAAATTACTTCCATTGCGTCCATTGGTGGCCAGGTAGGCGCGCTAGTAGCTGCCTTTTTGGCCGCCTGGATTCTTCCAAGTTTTGGTTGGCATGCCCTTTTTCTCTTCGGCATTGTCCCCGTCATTTTAACCTACTTTGTTAGACGACACTTGAAAGAAAGTCCTAGTTTTCTTAAAACCCTACCAACCAAGAAAACTACCCATAATGGCCTTGGACATGCCTTGAAAATTCTTTTTAACTCACCACAAGCAACCCGCCAAACATTTAGCTTAATGATCATGACCATTGTTCAAATTGCAGGCTACTTCGGTCTCATGACTTGGTTACCCTCAATTATGCAAACTCGGCTACATTTAACGGTCGGTAGTTCTTCTTTATGGATGATCTCAACGATTGTTGGTATGAGTTTAGGCATGGCCGCATTTGGGCTTCTTCTAGATAAATTTGGTCCTCGGCTAACTTTTGGCATTTTTCTCCTTATGGCTGCGGTGTCCGTATACTTACTCTTAGCAGCGCAAAATATGCAGACCTTAGTTCTATTTGGAACCATCGTCGGTTTCTTCTCAAACGGGATGTTCGGCGGCTATGGAGCAGTCATCAGCCAGCTGTATCCCACCGAAATACGGGCTACCGCCAATAACATCATTATGAATGTCGGCCGTTGCGTTGGCGGCTTCTCATCTGTATTGATTGGGATCTTGCTTGATCACTTCTCAATCACCATTGTTATTTTGATGTTATCTATCTTGTACATCATCAGTTTCATCAGCATGTTATCCATCAAAAATCTTAAAAAACTAAACTAA
- a CDS encoding PTS fructose transporter subunit IIABC encodes MDIRELLLKDVMIMDLKAQNKNDAIDEMVHKYFEQGVIDDESLYKADIIKREAESTTGIGDGIAMPHAKDKAVKRATVLFAKSEQGLDFDALDGQPVQLFFMIAAPEGANNTHLQALAALSSLLINPDLVASLKQAKTPDEVQQLFADAQSAKEAEEAADAKAEAEKKATEVETTGKRPYIVAVSACPNGIAHTYMAEAALIKSAKEKNIEIKVETNGSEGVKHLLTADDIARADGVVITADKKVEMGRFNGKKLLNRPVIDGINKSDELLDKIEAGDASIYHAAAGDEPASDDGEQKGGLWNEIYKDLMNGVSHMLPFVVGGGIIMAFSFILERFVGSGSMYFTFFNQLGNWAFAFLVPILAGYIAESIGDLPALMPGVVGGFMANTAAANVLKTTSVSGFIGGLLAGFLAGIVINWLKKVFKNVPKSLEGLKPMLLYPILSLLIVGVAMFFIINPVFAAVNAWITHVLNGMGTGNAVLLGTIIAGMMAIDMGGPFNKAAYTFAIAAYTSTGNGKLMAAVMVGGMVPPLATAIATTLWPKKFTEQERQAGISNWVLGISFITEGAIPFATADPLHVIVSSVIGAAIGGGLTQFWRVSVPAPHGGLWVTPLASHWYFYILSVVIGAIIAGVILGIWRPAKKQTEKA; translated from the coding sequence ATGGATATCCGTGAATTACTGCTTAAAGATGTTATGATCATGGATTTGAAGGCGCAGAATAAAAATGACGCAATTGATGAAATGGTCCATAAGTACTTTGAACAAGGCGTGATTGATGATGAATCACTCTACAAAGCCGATATTATCAAACGAGAAGCAGAGTCAACGACCGGAATTGGGGACGGCATTGCGATGCCCCATGCCAAAGATAAAGCTGTCAAACGCGCAACGGTGTTATTTGCCAAGAGTGAACAAGGCCTTGATTTTGATGCTTTGGATGGTCAACCGGTTCAATTGTTCTTTATGATTGCGGCTCCAGAAGGGGCTAATAATACTCATTTGCAGGCGTTAGCCGCATTATCAAGTTTATTAATTAATCCAGATTTGGTAGCGAGCCTAAAACAAGCTAAAACGCCAGATGAGGTGCAACAATTGTTTGCAGATGCGCAATCAGCAAAAGAAGCTGAGGAAGCAGCAGATGCAAAAGCAGAAGCCGAAAAGAAGGCGACTGAGGTTGAAACAACCGGTAAACGTCCATACATCGTGGCCGTTTCGGCTTGTCCAAATGGAATTGCACATACGTATATGGCCGAAGCAGCTTTGATTAAATCGGCTAAAGAAAAAAATATTGAAATTAAAGTAGAAACAAATGGCTCTGAAGGGGTCAAACATCTTTTAACGGCAGACGACATTGCGCGTGCTGACGGAGTAGTCATTACAGCTGATAAAAAAGTTGAAATGGGTCGTTTCAATGGTAAGAAGCTTTTAAATCGGCCAGTAATTGATGGCATTAACAAATCAGATGAATTATTGGATAAAATTGAAGCAGGGGATGCCTCAATCTATCATGCAGCGGCGGGTGATGAACCAGCTTCTGATGATGGTGAACAAAAAGGCGGCCTCTGGAACGAAATATATAAAGATTTGATGAACGGTGTTTCCCACATGTTACCTTTCGTTGTGGGTGGCGGGATTATCATGGCATTCTCATTCATTTTGGAACGCTTTGTTGGTTCAGGAAGTATGTACTTCACATTCTTTAATCAATTGGGAAATTGGGCATTTGCTTTCTTAGTTCCAATTTTAGCTGGATATATTGCGGAATCAATTGGTGATTTACCAGCGTTAATGCCTGGGGTTGTTGGTGGATTTATGGCCAATACCGCCGCAGCTAATGTTTTGAAAACGACTAGTGTTTCCGGATTTATCGGTGGATTATTAGCTGGTTTCTTAGCTGGTATTGTGATCAATTGGTTAAAGAAAGTCTTCAAGAATGTTCCCAAGAGTTTGGAAGGTCTCAAACCGATGCTGCTATATCCAATTCTGAGTTTACTCATTGTTGGGGTAGCGATGTTCTTCATCATAAATCCCGTATTTGCGGCAGTTAACGCGTGGATTACACATGTGTTAAACGGAATGGGAACCGGGAATGCAGTTCTTCTGGGGACGATTATTGCCGGAATGATGGCAATCGATATGGGCGGTCCTTTCAATAAGGCCGCTTATACCTTTGCAATTGCAGCGTATACGTCAACTGGTAATGGTAAATTGATGGCAGCTGTTATGGTTGGTGGGATGGTTCCACCACTAGCTACAGCAATTGCGACCACTTTATGGCCAAAGAAGTTTACGGAACAAGAACGGCAAGCCGGTATTTCAAACTGGGTACTGGGAATTTCCTTCATTACAGAAGGTGCAATCCCATTTGCGACAGCCGATCCGCTTCATGTAATTGTTTCTAGTGTCATTGGTGCCGCTATTGGTGGTGGATTGACGCAATTTTGGCGGGTTAGTGTTCCAGCGCCTCATGGTGGCCTCTGGGTAACGCCATTAGCCTCACACTGGTACTTCTACATTTTGTCAGTTGTAATTGGCGCGATCATTGCGGGAGTTATTCTTGGAATTTGGCGACCAGCAAAGAAACAAACAGAAAAAGCATAG
- the pfkB gene encoding 1-phosphofructokinase yields the protein MIYTVTLNPSIDYVVQLPQLELGEVNRLKTSYKFPGGKGINVSRILSELGYANQAWGFLGGFTGEFVSQSLQRLKVDANFTKIAADTRINVKLKADQETELNAPGPEITTSEKQAFVDQFDDLKAGDMVIFSGSVPSSLPETFYFDLIQKVKACQAEYAVDTTGEALKKTLATHPVVVKPNNHELADLFGVELNSLAEIKHYGQELIKMGAQNVMISMAGDGGMLVTPNGCYRSAAPKGTVQNSVGAGDSMLAGFTGTLDATHDPVESFRYGLASGSATAFSADIATKAKIEEILPQIKIENF from the coding sequence ATGATTTATACAGTGACCCTAAACCCTTCAATTGATTATGTGGTTCAGCTTCCACAATTGGAACTGGGCGAAGTTAATCGGTTGAAAACTAGTTATAAATTTCCAGGGGGCAAAGGGATTAACGTTTCTAGAATTTTAAGTGAGTTAGGTTATGCCAATCAGGCTTGGGGATTTTTAGGCGGTTTTACCGGAGAGTTTGTCAGCCAAAGTTTGCAACGATTAAAGGTGGATGCGAATTTTACCAAAATTGCAGCCGATACCCGCATAAATGTCAAACTGAAGGCCGATCAGGAAACCGAGTTAAATGCGCCAGGCCCAGAAATCACAACGTCTGAAAAACAAGCTTTTGTGGATCAATTCGATGATTTAAAAGCGGGCGATATGGTTATTTTTTCTGGTAGTGTTCCAAGCAGTTTGCCAGAAACCTTTTATTTTGACTTAATTCAAAAGGTAAAGGCGTGCCAGGCTGAATATGCTGTGGATACAACTGGAGAAGCGCTCAAGAAAACATTGGCGACCCATCCAGTTGTGGTAAAGCCTAATAATCATGAATTAGCGGACTTATTTGGCGTTGAGTTGAATAGTTTAGCTGAAATTAAACATTATGGGCAAGAGCTTATTAAGATGGGTGCTCAAAATGTGATGATTTCGATGGCTGGAGATGGCGGCATGTTGGTCACACCAAATGGCTGTTATCGAAGCGCGGCTCCTAAAGGCACTGTTCAAAACTCAGTTGGCGCTGGTGATTCAATGCTTGCTGGCTTTACCGGAACGTTAGATGCGACACATGATCCAGTGGAAAGTTTCCGCTATGGGCTTGCGTCAGGAAGCGCCACAGCTTTTTCAGCTGATATTGCCACGAAAGCAAAAATTGAAGAAATTTTACCACAAATTAAAATAGAGAACTTTTAG
- a CDS encoding DeoR/GlpR family DNA-binding transcription regulator: MNDFGGILSKMGVLKVLTEERQAKILAQLARDGVIKLQDLVKDLDSSTSTIRRDLQELEDQGKLVRVHGGAKAISTLQSEPGVVEKSTKNVHAKRQIAKLAVQQIRAGEVVYIDAGTSTEAMIPFMSNLDSVLVVTNGVQLASELADINVKTYLVGGELKNTTKAIIGADVVETIKKFRFNRVFMGVNGVHPKFGITTPDPNEAAVKRAVLAQSEVSYFLADASKLNEVSFAKVADLEAGVLLTDEDDQDILKDFEHLKQIMEAEK; encoded by the coding sequence TTGAATGATTTTGGTGGTATATTATCAAAGATGGGTGTGTTGAAAGTGCTTACAGAAGAAAGACAAGCAAAGATCTTAGCACAGTTAGCTAGGGATGGCGTTATCAAGTTACAAGATCTTGTCAAAGATTTAGATAGCTCAACCTCAACAATTAGACGGGATTTACAGGAATTAGAAGACCAAGGTAAACTAGTGCGGGTGCACGGCGGAGCTAAGGCAATATCGACGTTGCAATCTGAACCGGGTGTGGTCGAAAAATCAACCAAAAACGTTCATGCAAAACGCCAAATTGCAAAATTGGCCGTTCAACAAATTAGAGCGGGTGAGGTTGTGTACATAGATGCGGGAACGTCTACCGAAGCAATGATTCCATTTATGAGCAATTTGGATTCTGTGCTAGTTGTGACAAACGGCGTTCAGCTGGCTTCTGAACTGGCAGATATTAATGTTAAAACGTATCTAGTTGGTGGTGAGTTAAAAAACACAACTAAAGCTATCATTGGTGCAGATGTCGTTGAAACCATCAAAAAATTTCGATTTAATCGGGTTTTTATGGGCGTCAACGGTGTGCATCCAAAATTTGGAATTACCACCCCGGATCCAAATGAAGCGGCCGTAAAACGGGCTGTTTTGGCCCAAAGTGAAGTTAGTTACTTTCTAGCGGATGCTAGTAAGCTGAACGAAGTCTCGTTTGCAAAAGTGGCTGATTTAGAGGCTGGGGTGCTTTTGACAGATGAAGATGATCAAGATATTTTAAAAGATTTTGAACATTTAAAACAAATTATGGAGGCGGAAAAATGA
- a CDS encoding AI-2E family transporter, with protein sequence MEHIIHFLKREDVELYGTLLGIIIVLFLLKPFLSLILFVIIFSFLGHVGTKKIRKLLPLNQAVATVLLYIVVIGLFVTIVVVAAPLLADQFSGLPKLIETTINKHPVFDKQAYTWAQKAIHNSSILKHGSNLAITGLVKLGHIGQGIEHVLIAIFLSFIFNLTYNHLRIFGHAFLNSRYKHFFNNIYKLAAMFIHIFGTVIETQLVICSINTVLMTIGLWIIGMPSLLVLGLVVFILGLIPVAGVLISLIPLSVIGFSVNGFVTVLEVLILVVLIHGFESYFLHPRLMANATALPIFVTFVTLIVSGELFGTWGLIVGIPIVAFFIEVLGVNIRKRRAKNLKQSIDSEIDE encoded by the coding sequence TTGGAACATATTATTCATTTTTTGAAACGCGAAGATGTCGAATTATATGGCACTTTATTAGGAATTATCATCGTCTTATTTTTATTAAAACCATTTCTTTCTTTAATTTTATTTGTCATAATTTTTTCGTTTCTCGGACACGTGGGAACAAAAAAGATCAGAAAATTATTGCCCCTGAATCAGGCCGTAGCGACGGTTTTATTGTACATAGTTGTGATTGGCTTGTTTGTCACCATTGTCGTGGTAGCGGCACCGTTACTGGCAGATCAATTCAGCGGATTGCCGAAGTTGATAGAAACGACCATTAATAAGCATCCCGTATTTGATAAACAAGCGTATACTTGGGCGCAAAAAGCGATTCACAATTCTTCGATATTGAAACATGGCTCTAACCTTGCCATTACCGGATTGGTCAAATTAGGTCACATCGGGCAAGGAATAGAACACGTGCTGATCGCGATTTTTCTTAGCTTTATTTTTAATTTGACTTATAATCATCTGCGTATTTTTGGACACGCATTTTTGAATAGCCGTTATAAACATTTCTTTAATAATATCTATAAATTGGCCGCAATGTTCATTCATATTTTTGGAACAGTCATTGAAACACAATTAGTGATTTGCTCTATCAATACCGTTTTAATGACAATTGGTCTTTGGATTATTGGTATGCCAAGTCTGCTAGTTTTAGGATTAGTTGTCTTTATTCTGGGGTTAATCCCGGTGGCAGGAGTCTTGATTTCGTTGATTCCGTTATCAGTAATTGGCTTTTCAGTAAATGGGTTTGTGACGGTCTTAGAAGTTTTAATTCTGGTGGTTTTGATCCATGGTTTTGAATCGTATTTTCTTCATCCACGGCTGATGGCAAACGCGACGGCTTTACCAATTTTTGTCACCTTTGTAACTCTGATTGTGAGTGGTGAATTATTTGGCACATGGGGATTAATTGTGGGGATCCCGATTGTCGCCTTTTTCATTGAAGTTTTGGGTGTGAATATTCGAAAACGACGTGCTAAGAACTTAAAACAAAGTATTGACTCAGAAATTGATGAATAA
- a CDS encoding ribose-phosphate diphosphokinase, protein MTAETAKQRMKIFALNSNYPLAEKIAQEVGVPLGKATVKHFSDGGIQVNIDESIRGAQVYVIQSISDPVNDMLLELMIMVDALRRASASQITVVIPYYGYSRQDRKARSREPITAKLIADLLEMDKITRVVTIDLHAAQIQGFFDVPVDHLVAAPLLASYFTDHNITENLVVVSPDHAGVSRARTMADLLGTPIAIIDNRNVESSESLDEIPTEIIGEVAGKTCVVVDDMIDTGTRITISATALKNAGATKVYGCATHAIFSKQAPEILQNSQLEKVVVTDTIRIGEEKQFDKLVEMSVGPLVGNAIKMIFNNEPLEPLFRSSIKD, encoded by the coding sequence ATGACAGCAGAAACTGCTAAACAACGAATGAAAATTTTTGCGCTAAATTCGAACTACCCATTAGCTGAAAAGATTGCTCAAGAGGTGGGAGTTCCCTTAGGTAAGGCAACCGTCAAACATTTTAGTGATGGTGGAATTCAAGTAAATATTGACGAAAGTATTCGTGGCGCACAAGTTTACGTTATCCAGTCCATTTCGGATCCGGTAAATGATATGTTACTCGAATTGATGATTATGGTAGATGCGCTTAGGCGAGCTAGTGCCAGCCAAATTACAGTCGTTATTCCTTACTATGGGTATTCACGGCAGGATCGTAAGGCCCGTTCAAGAGAGCCAATTACGGCTAAGTTGATTGCAGATTTATTGGAAATGGATAAAATTACACGCGTGGTCACAATTGATCTTCATGCTGCCCAAATCCAAGGCTTCTTCGATGTTCCAGTTGATCATTTAGTAGCTGCACCATTACTGGCAAGCTACTTTACAGATCATAATATTACAGAAAACTTGGTCGTTGTTTCCCCTGATCATGCAGGGGTTTCTCGAGCACGGACAATGGCAGACTTGTTGGGAACGCCAATCGCCATTATTGATAATCGTAATGTGGAGTCGAGCGAATCACTCGATGAAATTCCAACCGAAATAATTGGTGAGGTTGCAGGCAAGACCTGTGTCGTCGTAGATGATATGATTGATACAGGAACGCGAATTACAATTTCGGCAACGGCATTAAAAAATGCGGGCGCGACAAAAGTGTATGGATGTGCAACCCATGCTATTTTCTCCAAACAAGCACCAGAAATTTTGCAAAACTCTCAATTAGAAAAAGTCGTTGTGACTGATACAATTCGAATTGGTGAAGAAAAACAATTTGATAAATTAGTTGAAATGTCAGTTGGTCCCTTGGTGGGGAATGCCATTAAGATGATCTTTAATAATGAACCTTTGGAGCCACTGTTTAGAAGTTCCATTAAGGATTAG